Within the Xiphophorus couchianus chromosome 17, X_couchianus-1.0, whole genome shotgun sequence genome, the region CATTGcaagttacagaaaaaaacgCATAATAAAGCCAATgtgcagttttcttttcaaacaattAATTGTGTGAATCTACGCTGCGTTCAAGTACCTCAAACTGCGGCCAGTTCATGGGCATGCCCGGGCCGTGATTGGATCGGAACCATTTCAAGTCATCCTCAGCATCAGTAGCAGAGATTGTGTCTTCAAGCGTCTGGTAAACCGTCTGGAATCTATGTTGAcagaacagtaaaataaattacttacaaaatctttatttaactCCAAGCCATATccttttgattaattttgtgcTCCCGTCTGACCTGGAGTTTGTAGAAAGGTCCAAGTGCTTCTTAACCTCCAGCAGAAGCTCTTTAAAGAAGCAAATACGTTTTTCTTCAAATTGCTGCGACTGCTCAAACACTTGCTCCATGTTTTCCATGTACTGAGGGGTCAACTTTTCGAGCTCCTCCAGGGATTTCTCATAGCGCTCTTTGGTCTGGAAACAACGCAAAGGCAAACAGGAACTACATATTTTCAATCTAAAACCCCCATAAAGGGATCAGTTGCTGTATATATAGCCGCTCGTACCTTCTGAACCTCCTGCTGACATTTCTCCACTTTTTCCTGCAGTTTCTTTTGAGTATCTGGATTGTTGTTGCTCTCCAGCTTGCTGTTGGTTTCCCTGCTGGCTGCCAGTTTCTCTTCTTTGCAGGCTGAGTGGTAAGATTTCTTCATTGTCTCCACCTGCAGGATTTAGAACCAACAAcgtaaaatacatttaaaaaagttaaaaacaccAGTCCCAAAGCAAAGGAGCAAAGCAGACAGTAAAATCCTACATTCATGGGCTAAAAGATTTGATTCCCTAAGAAGATAATTAGCAATTCAcaattaacttttataaattttGAAGCAATCTTTGCATGTTTGAGgactttaatttcaaaactgCATACTTTACGCTTCACTTCAAATTTATGtgtcaaattttaaatatgaaacctccaaaagaaattaatggacaaagagcagaagaaataaagacagagaattaataaaaaagatggACAAGGAATGGATGGGCATACTGATATATTGATGAGTGAGAGGACAGATGGATAACAGAAGGACAAGTGaacaaatggatgaaaaaatattaaataagatAGACAGGCGAACATAAGGAGGAATAcataaatgaatggatgaaaggAAGAATAAATGGATGGACAAAtgaagagaataaataaatgtacagaaGGAcataagatgaaacaaataaatggaTAGATGGAGATTAAccagatgaatggatggacaaaATGCTAATATATGATGGATATTAATGGATGAACAAATAGATGAATGGGTGGACGAACAGATCAAATGGATGGGATGAATGGGCatcattattaaaattattactcATTTCTTCCAGGCGCAGCTGAAATCAAATGAGTAAAACAAACGTGCTCGCTGAGTTTTCTATGATTCATTTATGAGGACAGGAATTTATCACTCCTATATGACAGGTTGGGGAAGTAACTGGAAGAATTTCAGGAATGAGTTGCAGAATGTAACGCGTGACTTGAGCCTCAGTCAGAGCAGCTGTTTCGATGAGCGACGTGCTAACACAGGAAGTTATGCTACCAGAGTGGGAGCCCTGGTTCCTCTGTTAGCTAGCTTGATTTCTTTCGTGTGTTATGATCACTTAAGTCAACATGACTATCGTACTGCTTGTGGTCGCTGACAAGACCAGAATACCAtcacagacaggaagtgagggcAAAGAGCATCAAGTTGCAGACTCCTCAGTGGCTTGTTGGATTATGTGCTTACTAAcacatttatcaaaacaaaggaaagtaGAAAACTCTGCTAAATGAGCAGCAGAACCCCTCACTGTTTCCTTCCTTTACTCTGACTCAAACACACAGAGGGCAGCATGTTGGAGGCGAACTCGTGGTGATAAAGTGAAGGGTTGCTCTGCTTCcttgctgctgcttttttaaaaataagattgtTGCCACGGTGAGAGGAGATAAACAACGGTGAGTCAGGAAAATGCAGCCATGAGAACTGAAGGGTGAAAAGTTCCTTTAGCTTGTCACTGttcatattttagaaaaaaataaaagtcaaaatcaCTTTGAGCTCTTTACATCAGAAGTGTGAACTCGCCTCTTTCAGTTTCTTGGCCCAGGGTTTCTGAGCCTTGCGGAAGCCGTCGTCCgtctcttttgtttctttgtagCCCCCGATCATCTGTTTATGATACGAGTCCTTCTGCCAGTTCTTCAGCTTCTCGTAGTCTTCGCTCATTAACGCCGCCTTCACCTCCAAGTGGAGGTCGCTGACCTTCTCGGCCTCGGTGCAGAGGGCGGCCCACGCTCGCTCCAACGTACCGTACTGAGGGCCTGCACacaaaaattattcacactgaatgcaaaaacattcatgCACCGTCAGCTTTCCCTCCATTTTGTCACACTGCAAGCTCTATAAGTTCTTGCAGCAAATCTGCATCTAAAACGGCTCCATAGGTTAGATCTCACCCAACACTGCAATCTGTTTTATTACTGATGCCTCTTTTAATACCTGCCATTGTCATCCATACTCACTTGTTAACTGCTTTTCACTTCATTCGTACAGATTAATAAATTGGTATAAATCAATCTATAAAACTAGAATCGCTCATGAATATTTCCAACAATATTCGCATAAATTAATCAGTCTG harbors:
- the pacsin2 gene encoding protein kinase C and casein kinase substrate in neurons protein 2 isoform X2; this translates as MSGAYDDSMNDVSSESFWEVGNYKRSVKRVDDGNRLCSDLMNCIHERARIEKAYALQLTEWGKRWRQLIEKGPQYGTLERAWAALCTEAEKVSDLHLEVKAALMSEDYEKLKNWQKDSYHKQMIGGYKETKETDDGFRKAQKPWAKKLKEVETMKKSYHSACKEEKLAASRETNSKLESNNNPDTQKKLQEKVEKCQQEVQKTKERYEKSLEELEKLTPQYMENMEQVFEQSQQFEEKRICFFKELLLEVKKHLDLSTNSRFQTVYQTLEDTISATDAEDDLKWFRSNHGPGMPMNWPQFEDWSVDLNRTLSRREKKKPSEGVTLTAISQTGSDQPVQPAKSSSSTNSTEKTPDWSDEDTAGNPFSTNGDGNPFEEEPESPVISVPVKALYDYEGQEQDELSFKAGDEFTKIGEEDDQGWCKGRLKDGQIGLYPANYVEDIQ